In Candidatus Methylomirabilis lanthanidiphila, one genomic interval encodes:
- a CDS encoding translation initiation factor IF-2 has translation MGMIRVYDLAKSLGISSKELLDRLEQLGLHFKSHSSNVDEDHVRSLLIAATSEKQSRPKPKLLETPPPVHATPAESRRPRTGKAEAPIMLPETSTRKPARSKPAETKEPSGAKPITEETSPAGKVSVVEHKGPQKPKAVSSLHPTQETAVLKRPSAVPLEPPQRPVAAATTVKAGPSSQPPIPPPPVTVPGPRATVAPPAQEPSVQVEETQRVLSVPSRPIIKIAETITVKELAENISMSPSEVIKQLIKMGIMTTINQPLDVEVVKRAADRLGFSVEVMPLEETTAGAEEIEDLSLLLPRSPVVTIMGHVDHGKTSLLDAIRQTNVIASEAGGITQHIGAYQVDLPGGKITFLDTPGHEAFTAMRARGAQATDIVVLVVAADDGVMPQTLEAVSHAKDAGVPILVAVNKIDKPGADSNRVMQQLAEQGLVPEDWGGQTIYAEVSAKKKIGIDHLLEMLLLLAEIQELKANPHKAAKGVIIEAELDRGRGPVATVLVQQGTLKVGDVIVAGLHSGRVRAMNNDKGKRVQAAGPATPVEVLGLSGVAMAGDTFVVVSDERKARQIALSRQQKHREETIVSKHRVTLEDLHRRIQEGEVKELRMIIKGDVQGSIGPFRESLGRIGTDAVRLKVIHASVGAINETDVMLASASNAVIVGFHVRPEPKAQKLAEQEGVEVRLYTVIYDAINEIRQAMEGLLEPTYIERSIGRVEVRQVFAVPKVGAVAGSMVVDGKVCRDSQVRLIRDSKVVHKGRVGSLRRFKEDVREVQNGFECGVGLVNYNDIKVGDVLEVFELESVAQKL, from the coding sequence GTGGGAATGATTAGAGTTTACGATCTGGCAAAATCGCTCGGGATATCAAGCAAAGAGCTCCTTGACCGGCTTGAGCAGTTAGGTTTGCACTTCAAGAGCCACAGTAGCAACGTCGATGAGGATCATGTGCGGTCGCTCCTGATAGCCGCGACGTCTGAGAAACAGAGTCGACCTAAACCCAAACTGCTGGAGACGCCTCCGCCTGTTCACGCGACGCCCGCAGAGAGCCGACGGCCCAGGACAGGGAAGGCTGAAGCACCGATCATGTTACCTGAAACCTCGACTCGTAAGCCTGCTCGATCTAAGCCAGCCGAGACGAAAGAGCCATCTGGCGCGAAACCAATAACAGAAGAGACGAGTCCCGCTGGGAAAGTGAGCGTGGTTGAGCACAAGGGACCTCAAAAGCCCAAGGCGGTGTCTAGTCTACATCCGACTCAGGAAACGGCAGTTCTCAAACGGCCGTCCGCTGTGCCGTTAGAGCCTCCTCAGAGACCCGTAGCGGCGGCGACCACCGTCAAAGCGGGACCGTCGTCGCAACCTCCAATACCCCCTCCGCCCGTGACTGTCCCTGGACCGAGAGCGACTGTGGCTCCGCCGGCGCAGGAGCCATCCGTCCAGGTGGAAGAGACTCAACGCGTGCTATCTGTCCCATCACGCCCGATCATTAAGATCGCAGAGACGATTACTGTGAAGGAGTTGGCGGAGAACATCTCGATGAGCCCCAGCGAGGTCATCAAGCAGTTGATCAAGATGGGGATCATGACCACTATTAACCAGCCGCTGGATGTCGAGGTGGTAAAACGCGCTGCCGACCGGCTGGGATTCTCGGTAGAAGTGATGCCCCTGGAAGAGACGACAGCCGGGGCGGAGGAAATTGAGGATCTTTCGCTGCTCCTGCCAAGGTCCCCGGTCGTGACGATCATGGGGCATGTCGATCACGGTAAAACCTCGCTGCTGGATGCGATTCGGCAGACGAATGTCATTGCGTCGGAGGCCGGCGGGATCACGCAGCACATCGGCGCCTATCAGGTCGATCTGCCGGGCGGTAAGATCACGTTCCTGGACACGCCGGGCCACGAGGCGTTTACCGCCATGCGGGCGCGCGGCGCCCAGGCGACCGATATCGTCGTCTTGGTTGTAGCAGCCGATGATGGGGTGATGCCTCAGACGCTGGAGGCGGTCAGCCACGCCAAGGATGCGGGCGTCCCAATCCTGGTTGCGGTCAACAAGATTGATAAGCCTGGCGCCGATTCGAACCGCGTCATGCAACAGTTGGCGGAACAGGGTCTGGTCCCTGAAGACTGGGGAGGACAGACGATCTACGCGGAGGTCTCGGCCAAGAAGAAAATAGGCATAGACCACCTGCTTGAAATGTTGCTGCTGTTGGCCGAGATTCAGGAGTTGAAGGCCAACCCGCACAAGGCCGCAAAAGGTGTCATTATTGAGGCAGAACTGGATCGCGGTCGTGGCCCGGTCGCGACCGTGTTGGTACAGCAGGGAACCCTCAAGGTGGGGGATGTCATCGTTGCCGGACTGCATTCAGGACGGGTACGGGCAATGAACAATGACAAGGGCAAAAGGGTTCAGGCGGCCGGACCCGCGACCCCGGTAGAGGTGCTTGGCCTGTCGGGTGTCGCTATGGCCGGCGATACGTTTGTCGTGGTATCCGATGAACGAAAAGCGCGTCAGATCGCGCTCAGCCGGCAGCAGAAACATCGCGAGGAGACGATCGTCTCGAAGCACCGCGTGACCCTCGAGGACTTGCATCGGCGCATCCAGGAGGGTGAGGTCAAAGAGCTCCGGATGATTATCAAAGGCGACGTCCAGGGCTCCATCGGGCCGTTTCGAGAATCGCTGGGACGGATCGGTACCGACGCGGTCCGATTGAAGGTGATCCATGCGTCGGTCGGCGCCATCAACGAGACCGACGTGATGTTGGCGTCGGCCTCTAACGCTGTGATCGTCGGATTTCATGTCCGTCCGGAGCCGAAGGCGCAGAAATTGGCCGAGCAGGAAGGCGTCGAGGTTCGGCTGTATACCGTCATCTATGACGCCATCAATGAGATTCGGCAGGCGATGGAGGGGCTGTTAGAGCCGACGTATATCGAACGGTCGATCGGTCGCGTCGAGGTTCGTCAGGTCTTCGCCGTACCCAAGGTGGGTGCGGTTGCCGGCTCAATGGTTGTGGACGGAAAGGTCTGTCGGGACAGTCAGGTCCGCCTTATTCGAGACAGCAAGGTCGTCCACAAGGGGCGCGTCGGATCGCTTCGTCGCTTCAAAGAGGATGTCCGAGAGGTGCAAAATGGATTTGAGTGCGGCGTCGGTCTGGTGAACTACAACGACATCAAAGTCGGCGATGTCCTGGAAGTCTTCGAGCTGGAATCGGTCGCGCAAAAGCTCTAA
- a CDS encoding ribosome-binding factor A: MQGRRADRISTLIQEEISRLILQSVKDPRIRCVTVTRVRVSDDLRCAKIYIAPMGDGEQQRREALAGLTRAGGFLRGELGRRLCLRYVPELDFLLDDSLEQELHLAELFRQIEATGTKEP; encoded by the coding sequence ATGCAAGGCAGACGCGCCGATCGGATCAGCACACTGATACAGGAAGAGATCAGTCGTCTGATCTTACAGTCGGTCAAGGATCCGCGTATCCGTTGTGTGACGGTCACTCGTGTGCGGGTGAGCGACGATTTACGATGCGCGAAGATCTACATCGCCCCAATGGGAGACGGAGAGCAACAGCGCCGTGAGGCGCTGGCCGGACTGACGCGCGCAGGCGGGTTTCTCCGCGGGGAATTGGGGCGTCGGCTGTGTCTGCGCTATGTTCCGGAACTGGATTTTTTGCTTGATGATTCGCTGGAACAGGAGCTGCATCTGGCTGAGCTGTTCCGACAGATTGAAGCCACCGGGACCAAGGAGCCATAA
- a CDS encoding hypothetical protein (phP C-terminal domain-containing protein), giving the protein MASRVDLHLHTKASDGALRPAELVQAAARIGIRVMAVTDHDSVNGIAEAREAACDLPIEVIPGIELSASLDRDEIHILGYLLDVDDPSLQKALRRLQEDRLAQAQAMVDRLGALGHPLQWDRVMAIANGGSVGRPHIAKALVECGAVTSVDEAFSRFLRRGGPGYVEGPKILPQEAVRLIREAHGVPSLAHPIIVGASDYHLDLDRLLPTMVEAGLAGIETYYKGYTQEITASLCGIAEQYRLVPTGGSDFHGGGVVADAELGGVEVPWESVERLRARKHESGSIPMAFQ; this is encoded by the coding sequence ATGGCGAGCCGCGTCGATCTGCACCTGCACACGAAGGCGTCTGATGGCGCGCTTCGACCAGCCGAACTGGTACAGGCCGCCGCCCGTATCGGGATCCGAGTCATGGCCGTGACCGACCACGACAGCGTGAATGGCATCGCCGAGGCCCGAGAGGCCGCGTGTGATCTGCCCATCGAGGTGATTCCGGGGATCGAGTTGAGCGCGAGCCTGGACCGTGACGAGATCCATATCCTGGGTTATCTGCTCGATGTGGACGACCCATCCCTGCAAAAGGCTCTCCGGCGACTGCAAGAGGACAGGCTGGCTCAGGCCCAAGCCATGGTTGACCGGTTAGGCGCGCTCGGCCATCCGCTCCAGTGGGATCGCGTGATGGCCATTGCGAATGGGGGATCGGTCGGACGGCCGCATATCGCCAAGGCCCTTGTCGAGTGCGGTGCGGTCACATCGGTGGATGAGGCATTCTCACGGTTTCTGAGACGAGGGGGACCCGGCTATGTTGAGGGTCCCAAGATCCTCCCGCAAGAGGCGGTCCGCCTGATCAGGGAGGCCCACGGCGTGCCTTCGCTTGCGCACCCGATCATCGTGGGGGCAAGCGATTACCACCTGGATCTCGATCGACTGCTGCCGACGATGGTGGAGGCGGGCTTGGCGGGGATTGAGACCTACTACAAGGGATATACTCAGGAGATTACCGCGTCCCTGTGTGGGATTGCTGAGCAATATCGGCTGGTGCCTACCGGCGGGAGCGATTTTCATGGTGGCGGGGTTGTTGCGGATGCCGAGTTGGGAGGGGTGGAAGTACCCTGGGAGAGTGTCGAGCGTCTTCGAGCCAGAAAACACGAGTCGGGCTCTATACCGATGGCCTTTCAATAA
- a CDS encoding tRNA pseudouridine synthase B produces MELSGVLNINKPGGMTSHDVVDVVRRLLKMRRVGHTGTLDPRATGVLPLCIGRATRIAQFLTQADKEYLITMRLGITTDTLDADGKVLSQTDHVDVDPARLREVLESFVGEIQQVPPLFSAKKHHGERLYRLARRGETVERQPIAVRIYELTLLEYDSPFVRFSVSCSKGTYARSLCDDVGRILGCGAHLYALTRVRSGRFVVDDALTLERLEQIVAEGRIRDVLIPIGEALGHLPMVRIHPESSRGVVQGGGMAAGTLLSFPVEVEKGDLVRVLGYRRQLLSLAEATVAGREFSAVDPRRIVLKPVRVLAGQ; encoded by the coding sequence ATGGAACTCAGTGGGGTATTGAATATCAATAAGCCAGGGGGGATGACCTCCCATGATGTGGTGGATGTGGTGCGGCGTCTGCTGAAGATGCGCCGTGTCGGTCATACCGGCACGCTTGATCCGAGGGCGACCGGCGTGCTGCCGCTCTGCATCGGACGGGCAACCCGGATCGCGCAATTTCTAACCCAGGCCGACAAGGAATATCTGATCACGATGCGACTGGGTATTACCACCGACACCTTGGATGCTGATGGGAAGGTGCTGTCGCAGACGGATCATGTTGACGTGGATCCCGCCAGACTGCGGGAAGTGCTGGAGAGTTTTGTCGGGGAGATTCAGCAGGTGCCGCCCCTTTTTTCCGCGAAGAAGCATCACGGCGAGCGGCTCTATCGCCTGGCGCGCCGGGGCGAAACGGTCGAACGACAGCCGATTGCGGTGAGGATCTATGAGTTGACGCTGTTGGAGTATGACTCACCTTTCGTTCGATTCAGCGTCAGTTGTTCGAAGGGGACGTACGCCCGTAGCCTGTGCGATGATGTCGGTCGCATCCTCGGGTGCGGCGCGCATCTGTATGCGTTGACTCGCGTCCGGTCCGGCCGTTTCGTGGTTGACGACGCACTGACGCTGGAGCGGCTCGAACAGATCGTTGCGGAGGGCCGTATCCGGGACGTACTGATCCCGATCGGAGAGGCGCTGGGGCACCTTCCGATGGTGAGGATTCATCCGGAGTCGTCTCGAGGGGTTGTCCAGGGGGGCGGGATGGCGGCCGGTACGCTGCTCAGTTTCCCTGTGGAGGTGGAGAAGGGGGACCTTGTCAGGGTCCTGGGATATCGGCGCCAGTTGCTTTCGCTGGCTGAGGCGACGGTTGCCGGTCGGGAATTCTCCGCAGTCGATCCGCGCCGGATTGTCTTAAAACCGGTACGGGTCCTCGCCGGGCAATGA
- the ribF gene encoding Riboflavin biosynthesis protein RibF — protein MIVIEQIEDLEDGYPFPAVALGTFDGVHLGHREILDRVVRRARREGGTAAVFTFARHPMEVVNPSKAPPLITPLAIKRDIMAAVGIDLMIAVNFTPSLADTSPRDFVKRYMVDRLGARFVCIGYDFAFGQARAGSPELLKELGETHQFELDVVPAMRVDGCVVSSTHIRRLLAHGELRQATRCLGRPYAILGVVERGAKRGRGLGYPTANLPATMDVIVPDGVYAGQAWLKQGLHKALINVGRAPTFGGEARRVEIHLLEAEEELYGETMTLFFVERLRDERRFDDPSLLRAQIDRDKRQAETIFAAFPRFAPEEWALLSERPVLSYSRFQVST, from the coding sequence ATGATCGTTATCGAGCAGATTGAGGATCTGGAAGACGGGTATCCCTTTCCTGCGGTGGCACTCGGGACATTCGACGGGGTCCATCTCGGACATCGCGAGATTCTGGATCGCGTGGTGCGGCGTGCCCGCCGGGAAGGTGGAACGGCGGCGGTCTTCACCTTCGCGCGACACCCGATGGAGGTGGTGAACCCATCAAAGGCCCCGCCGCTCATTACGCCACTGGCGATCAAGCGCGATATCATGGCGGCAGTCGGCATCGACCTGATGATCGCCGTTAACTTTACCCCCTCGTTGGCTGATACCTCGCCGCGCGATTTTGTGAAGCGCTACATGGTCGATCGACTTGGGGCGAGGTTTGTGTGTATCGGGTACGACTTTGCCTTCGGGCAGGCCAGGGCCGGTTCGCCGGAACTACTCAAGGAGCTTGGCGAGACACACCAGTTCGAACTCGATGTGGTTCCCGCAATGAGAGTTGATGGCTGCGTCGTCAGTTCCACCCATATCCGCCGCCTGCTTGCACATGGAGAACTGCGGCAGGCGACTCGCTGTCTAGGACGACCGTACGCGATTCTGGGAGTGGTCGAGCGCGGCGCCAAACGAGGCAGGGGGCTCGGGTACCCAACGGCTAATCTTCCCGCGACGATGGATGTGATCGTGCCGGATGGCGTATACGCCGGTCAGGCATGGTTGAAGCAGGGGTTACACAAGGCGCTGATCAATGTCGGTCGAGCCCCAACGTTTGGTGGCGAGGCTCGGCGAGTAGAGATCCACCTGCTGGAGGCTGAGGAGGAATTATACGGGGAGACGATGACGCTCTTCTTTGTTGAGCGTCTGCGGGATGAGCGACGCTTTGATGACCCGTCGCTGCTCCGAGCGCAGATCGACCGGGATAAGCGGCAGGCGGAGACGATATTTGCCGCCTTCCCGCGTTTTGCGCCGGAAGAATGGGCTTTACTCTCGGAAAGGCCTGTGCTATCGTACTCGCGGTTTCAGGTATCTACTTAA
- a CDS encoding 30S ribosomal protein S15: MGKASTNKQEIIGQYRLHDTDSGSPDVQIALLTGRIGYLTEHLNSHKKDFHSRRGLLRLVARRRKLLDYLRSKDANRYKQIIERLGIRK; encoded by the coding sequence GTGGGCAAGGCGTCAACAAACAAGCAAGAGATCATTGGACAGTATCGGCTGCATGACACCGATTCCGGCTCCCCGGATGTGCAGATTGCGCTCCTGACCGGACGGATAGGCTATCTGACCGAACACCTGAATAGCCACAAGAAGGATTTCCACTCCAGGCGGGGGCTGCTCCGCCTTGTTGCGCGGCGCCGGAAGCTCTTGGATTACCTCAGGAGCAAAGATGCCAACAGATATAAGCAGATCATCGAAAGGTTGGGTATCCGTAAATGA
- a CDS encoding polynucleotide phosphorylase has protein sequence MSCRVERIIEGKPLSIEAGRVARQADGAVLVRCGDTVVLVTAVASKQMRPGIDFFPLTVDYQERAYAAGKIPGGFFKREGKPHDKETLTSRLIDRPLRPLFPDGYRNDVQIIATVLSADQQNDPDVLAVLGASAALTIAPIPFLGPIGAVRVGRVEGKLLLNPTYAQMEESDIDIVVAGTRSAVVMLEAGANEVPEDAMVEAIEFGHKGIQPMIDMVLELAQALRVEKVPFQVAPPDPELRERVSSLARQGLRTLAGIAEKEEHRNRRRQLFDEVMAAFGNEPEDRKAVVGELFEAIEHEELRGMILEEGRRADGRSLEEVRPITAEVGVLPRTHGSALFTRGQTQALVTTTLGTSEDEQRLDDLEGEGTKRFMLHYNFPPFSVGEVRFMRGPGRREIGHGALAERALLAALPPKEEFSYTLRIVSDILESNGSSSMATVCGASLSLMDAGVPIRSAVAGVAMGLVVEGERTAILTDIIGLEDHLGDMDFKVAGTRKGITALQLDIKTQGIAPNLMPKALDQARRARLHILDQMDHAIAEPRLSISVYAPRIITIMIPVDKIRDVIGPGGKVIRGIVADSGAKIDVSDDGRVEIASVDGEAAQKALSIISKIVEVPEVGKVYQGKVVKIMDFGAFVQILPGTDGLLHISQIAEHRVKRVEDVLAEGDEVMVKVIDVDKNGKIRLSRKEVAQSEA, from the coding sequence ATGAGTTGCCGGGTCGAGCGGATCATCGAAGGAAAACCGTTAAGTATTGAAGCTGGGCGCGTGGCCAGGCAGGCCGATGGCGCCGTATTAGTTCGGTGTGGCGACACGGTCGTGCTGGTGACGGCGGTGGCGTCGAAACAGATGAGGCCGGGGATCGATTTCTTTCCGCTCACTGTTGATTATCAGGAACGAGCCTACGCTGCAGGGAAGATTCCTGGTGGCTTCTTTAAACGTGAGGGCAAACCTCACGATAAGGAAACCTTGACCTCTCGCCTGATCGATCGCCCACTCCGCCCCCTCTTCCCGGACGGCTACCGAAACGATGTACAGATTATCGCGACGGTCCTGTCGGCCGACCAACAGAACGATCCAGATGTCCTGGCGGTGTTGGGCGCCTCTGCTGCGCTCACCATCGCGCCGATCCCGTTCCTCGGGCCGATCGGTGCGGTCCGGGTGGGCCGGGTGGAGGGGAAGTTGCTCCTCAATCCCACCTATGCCCAGATGGAAGAATCCGACATCGATATCGTGGTCGCAGGGACCCGAAGCGCTGTGGTGATGCTGGAGGCCGGAGCTAACGAGGTCCCTGAGGACGCGATGGTTGAGGCGATTGAATTCGGTCACAAGGGGATCCAGCCCATGATCGACATGGTGCTGGAACTGGCTCAAGCACTGCGAGTCGAAAAGGTCCCCTTCCAGGTGGCGCCTCCGGATCCTGAGTTGCGTGAGCGCGTCAGCTCGCTGGCCCGCCAGGGACTTCGGACCCTGGCCGGGATTGCCGAGAAGGAGGAGCATCGTAATCGTCGGCGACAGCTCTTCGATGAGGTCATGGCGGCGTTCGGTAATGAGCCTGAGGATCGAAAGGCGGTTGTCGGGGAGCTGTTCGAAGCGATTGAGCACGAAGAGTTGCGCGGAATGATTCTGGAAGAAGGGAGGCGGGCGGACGGACGGTCGCTCGAGGAGGTCCGGCCGATCACCGCCGAGGTCGGAGTCCTGCCAAGGACTCACGGATCGGCCCTCTTTACCAGGGGTCAAACGCAGGCGCTCGTGACCACCACGCTCGGCACGTCGGAAGACGAACAGCGTCTGGACGATCTCGAGGGAGAAGGCACCAAACGATTTATGCTCCATTACAACTTTCCGCCGTTCAGTGTGGGCGAGGTTAGATTCATGCGCGGTCCAGGGCGGCGTGAGATCGGGCACGGGGCGCTTGCCGAGCGGGCGCTTCTCGCGGCACTACCGCCGAAGGAGGAGTTCTCGTATACCCTTCGGATCGTCTCGGATATTCTCGAATCGAACGGCTCGTCCTCCATGGCCACGGTGTGCGGGGCGAGCCTCAGCTTGATGGATGCGGGGGTGCCGATCCGGTCGGCGGTGGCCGGAGTCGCCATGGGGCTTGTCGTCGAGGGTGAGCGGACGGCAATACTCACCGATATCATCGGGCTCGAGGATCATCTTGGCGACATGGATTTCAAGGTGGCCGGCACCCGGAAAGGGATCACTGCGCTGCAACTGGATATCAAAACCCAAGGGATTGCGCCGAACCTCATGCCGAAGGCGCTGGATCAGGCCAGGCGTGCCCGTCTTCACATCTTGGATCAGATGGACCACGCCATCGCGGAGCCTCGATTGAGCATCTCGGTGTATGCGCCGCGTATCATTACGATAATGATCCCGGTGGACAAGATCCGTGATGTGATCGGTCCGGGCGGTAAGGTGATTCGCGGGATTGTGGCCGACTCCGGGGCGAAGATCGATGTGTCGGATGACGGGCGGGTCGAGATCGCCTCGGTCGATGGAGAGGCCGCGCAGAAGGCGTTGTCGATTATCAGCAAGATCGTCGAGGTTCCTGAAGTCGGCAAGGTCTATCAGGGGAAGGTGGTCAAGATTATGGACTTCGGGGCCTTCGTACAGATTCTGCCTGGCACCGACGGCCTGCTGCACATCTCGCAGATTGCCGAACACCGGGTCAAGCGCGTCGAGGATGTCTTGGCGGAAGGGGACGAGGTCATGGTGAAGGTGATCGACGTCGACAAGAACGGGAAGATCCGCTTGAGCCGGAAAGAGGTGGCGCAATCGGAGGCGTAG
- a CDS encoding peptidase M16, producing the protein MGRLSYNRQVLPNGMVVLTERMPAVKSAAIGMWVRVGSRDEAGEVAGISHFIEHMLFKGTRRRSAQDIAMAIDAVGGTLDAFTSRETTCFYAKVLGEHLPLAIDILADTFLHSNLDPKDIERERDVVLQEIKMVEDTPDDLVHDLFAEAIWSDHPVARPILGRKETVRAFTQDDVRSHMDRFYRPNRTVVVAAGDLEHERLVDLVAQAFNGFEGRSVYADLPPPSCTATVRVEERDTAQLHMCLGMDGLPHAHKDRYALYLLNAMLGGSMSSRLFQEIREKRGLAYSIYSYQASYRDCGLLVVYAGTNPDSSGQVVDLIRTECARLRNQPIDPGDLQRAKDQLKGSLLLGLEGTSSRMTRLAKTEIYFEGTYSLDDIIAGIDSVSSDQFESLTRRILRDEAFAITTIGPVAQAALLS; encoded by the coding sequence ATGGGTCGTCTCTCCTATAATCGCCAAGTGTTACCGAACGGGATGGTCGTACTCACTGAGCGGATGCCCGCCGTCAAGTCGGCGGCGATCGGCATGTGGGTGCGGGTCGGATCGCGGGATGAGGCGGGAGAGGTGGCCGGCATCTCCCACTTTATCGAGCACATGCTGTTCAAGGGGACCCGGCGGCGGAGCGCGCAAGACATCGCCATGGCGATCGACGCCGTTGGCGGTACGCTCGACGCCTTTACGAGCCGCGAGACCACTTGTTTCTATGCCAAGGTTCTGGGCGAGCATCTACCGCTCGCTATCGATATCCTCGCCGATACCTTTCTCCACTCGAATCTTGATCCTAAAGATATTGAACGGGAGCGGGACGTCGTGCTCCAGGAGATCAAGATGGTGGAGGATACTCCTGATGACCTGGTCCACGACCTCTTTGCGGAGGCGATCTGGAGCGATCACCCGGTGGCTAGACCGATCCTGGGGCGGAAGGAGACGGTGCGTGCTTTTACGCAAGACGATGTTCGCTCCCACATGGATCGCTTCTATCGGCCGAATCGGACCGTCGTGGTGGCAGCAGGCGATCTGGAGCACGAGCGGCTGGTCGACCTGGTCGCGCAGGCATTCAACGGGTTTGAAGGTCGATCCGTGTACGCCGATCTTCCGCCGCCAAGCTGTACGGCGACGGTCAGGGTGGAGGAGCGCGATACGGCCCAGCTTCACATGTGCCTCGGTATGGATGGCCTGCCGCACGCCCACAAGGATCGCTACGCCCTCTACCTGCTCAATGCCATGCTGGGCGGCAGCATGAGCTCCAGACTCTTTCAGGAGATTCGTGAAAAACGGGGTCTGGCCTATTCGATCTACTCTTACCAGGCCTCCTATCGTGATTGTGGCTTGCTGGTCGTGTATGCCGGGACGAATCCGGACTCTTCAGGCCAGGTCGTCGACCTGATTCGGACCGAGTGCGCCCGTCTGCGGAATCAACCGATCGATCCCGGTGACCTCCAACGGGCAAAGGATCAGCTCAAGGGGAGTCTGCTCCTTGGGCTTGAGGGGACCAGCAGTCGGATGACGCGCCTGGCGAAGACCGAGATCTATTTCGAGGGTACCTATAGCCTGGATGATATTATTGCCGGGATCGATTCAGTGTCCAGCGATCAATTCGAATCGCTGACGAGAAGGATCTTGCGCGACGAGGCATTTGCTATTACCACCATCGGCCCTGTCGCCCAGGCGGCCCTGCTCTCCTAA
- a CDS encoding adenylosuccinate lyase — protein MIPRYALPRMVSVWEPQSRYAAWLRIELLACEAWADLGVVPREALAVIQERAGFDINRIQEIEREVRHDVIAFVSAVAERVGPEARYLHFGLTSYDVVDTALAVLLQQASGILLEDLEALSRALADLARRYKRTMMIGRTHGIHAEPTTFGLKLALWYCEVERNLDRLRRARESVAYGKLSGAVGTFAHLPLSVEQFVCARLGLKPAPISSQILSRDRHAEFLQTLALIGTSLDKFATEIRHLQRTEVREVEEPFVEGQKGSSAMPHKRNPVACEQVSGLARLLRSYAQSGLENVPLWHERDISHSSVERVILPDATILLDYLLVRFREVLEGLRVYPDRMRHNLELTGGLVFSEAVLLALIGKGLTREAAYRLVQGHAMRAWESGDAFKPLLLADSEIRRHLSPDEIESCFDLGYHLRHLDDIFTRVGL, from the coding sequence ATGATTCCCCGTTACGCGCTTCCCCGAATGGTGTCCGTATGGGAGCCGCAGAGCCGCTATGCGGCCTGGTTGCGGATCGAGCTGCTGGCGTGCGAGGCCTGGGCGGACCTGGGTGTCGTTCCGCGTGAGGCGTTGGCCGTAATCCAGGAGCGAGCCGGCTTCGACATCAACCGCATCCAGGAGATCGAACGAGAAGTTCGCCACGACGTCATTGCCTTTGTCTCCGCGGTGGCGGAGCGCGTCGGTCCGGAGGCGCGCTATTTGCACTTCGGACTGACCTCCTACGATGTTGTGGATACGGCCCTGGCGGTGCTGCTTCAGCAGGCGTCCGGCATTCTCCTGGAAGACCTGGAGGCCCTCTCTCGGGCGCTCGCCGATCTCGCCAGACGCTATAAGCGTACCATGATGATCGGGCGGACGCATGGGATCCATGCCGAGCCGACAACCTTTGGTCTGAAGCTGGCGCTCTGGTACTGCGAAGTGGAGCGCAATCTCGACCGCCTCCGCCGGGCCAGGGAGAGTGTCGCGTACGGCAAACTCTCCGGCGCCGTCGGGACCTTTGCCCACCTGCCGCTCTCTGTGGAGCAGTTTGTCTGCGCCCGGCTTGGGTTGAAGCCGGCGCCGATTTCCAGCCAGATTCTCTCCAGGGATCGACACGCTGAATTCCTGCAGACGCTTGCGCTGATCGGAACCTCTCTCGATAAGTTTGCCACCGAGATCCGCCACCTGCAACGGACCGAGGTGCGCGAGGTCGAGGAGCCGTTTGTCGAGGGCCAGAAGGGCTCATCGGCCATGCCGCACAAGCGGAACCCGGTCGCCTGTGAACAGGTGTCAGGACTGGCGAGGCTGCTGAGGAGCTACGCCCAGTCGGGTCTGGAGAACGTGCCGCTCTGGCACGAACGCGACATCAGCCACTCCTCCGTGGAGCGGGTGATTCTGCCTGATGCGACCATCCTGCTTGACTACCTGTTGGTTCGGTTCCGGGAGGTTCTTGAAGGTCTTCGGGTCTATCCGGATCGAATGCGGCACAATCTGGAGCTGACGGGAGGGCTGGTATTTTCGGAGGCGGTGTTGCTGGCGCTGATCGGGAAGGGGCTCACCCGGGAAGCGGCCTACCGGCTGGTGCAGGGACATGCCATGCGGGCGTGGGAGTCGGGTGACGCCTTTAAGCCGCTTCTGCTGGCCGATTCCGAAATCCGCCGACACCTCTCGCCCGACGAGATTGAAAGCTGCTTTGATCTGGGCTATCATCTGCGGCATCTGGATGACATCTTTACTCGCGTGGGTCTCTAG
- a CDS encoding phosphoribosylformylglycinamidine synthase encodes MLTAKIYVTLKPGVLDAQGDTVRSALETLGFEGLADVRVGKFMVLTLNGSTKEQATAQVDEMCRRLLANPVIEEYRFEIEEAAG; translated from the coding sequence ATGCTAACTGCAAAGATTTATGTGACCTTGAAGCCGGGTGTCCTCGACGCCCAGGGCGATACGGTACGATCGGCCCTTGAGACACTGGGGTTTGAGGGGCTGGCGGACGTCCGGGTTGGAAAGTTTATGGTGCTGACGCTGAACGGCTCGACGAAGGAGCAGGCGACGGCGCAGGTTGATGAGATGTGCAGGCGGTTGCTCGCCAACCCGGTGATTGAAGAGTACCGCTTCGAGATAGAGGAAGCCGCCGGATGA